The proteins below are encoded in one region of Phenylobacterium zucineum HLK1:
- a CDS encoding Bax inhibitor-1/YccA family protein → MANSNETRLRSLPMERADMAVDAGLRSFMVGVYNKVALGLVLSAVLAYLTSMVPPVRDLMFRLTPDGRFAGYTLIGMVVAFAPLVVLLGSMFAMRQPTARGASALYWTVCALIGASLGVLGLVYTGASLASTFLITAAAFGALSLFGYTTKKDLTGIGSFLLVGLIGLVIASLVQMFWNPPGFSFVISAAGVLIFAGLIAYDTQRLKLTYYELGGDQAALGAATSYGALSLYLNFINLFQFLLSLFGQRR, encoded by the coding sequence ATGGCGAACTCGAATGAGACCCGGCTGCGTAGCCTGCCCATGGAACGCGCGGACATGGCGGTGGACGCCGGCCTGCGCAGCTTCATGGTGGGCGTCTACAACAAGGTCGCCCTTGGCCTCGTCCTCTCGGCGGTCCTGGCCTACCTGACGAGCATGGTCCCCCCCGTGCGGGACCTGATGTTCCGGCTCACGCCAGATGGCCGGTTCGCCGGCTACACCCTGATCGGGATGGTCGTGGCGTTCGCCCCGCTCGTCGTCCTGCTAGGGTCGATGTTCGCCATGCGCCAGCCGACGGCGCGGGGCGCCAGCGCGCTCTACTGGACGGTTTGCGCGCTCATCGGCGCCTCCCTCGGGGTGCTGGGGCTCGTCTACACCGGCGCGTCGCTCGCCTCGACCTTCCTCATCACAGCGGCCGCTTTCGGGGCGCTGAGCCTGTTCGGCTACACGACCAAGAAGGACCTCACCGGCATCGGCAGCTTCCTGCTGGTGGGCCTGATCGGCCTGGTGATCGCCTCGCTGGTGCAGATGTTCTGGAATCCGCCTGGCTTCTCCTTCGTGATCAGCGCCGCGGGCGTGCTGATCTTCGCCGGGCTGATCGCCTACGACACCCAGCGCCTCAAGCTCACCTACTACGAGCTCGGCGGCGATCAGGCGGCTCTCGGCGCAGCCACGAGCTATGGCGCGCTCAGCCTCTATCTCAACTTCATCAACCTCTTCCAATTCCTCCTCAGCCTCTTCGGACAGCGCCGCTGA
- a CDS encoding enoyl-CoA hydratase-related protein — MINPLSDPLVENVIIDNVADVVRLEATQEGVAIVTINRPKRRNALNSLAVEGLTEVFETLQGASGVRVVFLRGAEGHFCAGADLTEMQSALPDWTEADFRAAGESFAALLRAIEETPALTVALCEGAARGAGVGLAAACDITLATAQATFGFPEVRLGLAPALSASPVARAVGWREARALFVTGQTIDAAYAARVGLVREVLADAADLDRAMDRLIDWVMTSAPQAAAETKQMLREAEDRDEATKDQLARRGAALRAGAEAREGVAAFLERRKPAWRG; from the coding sequence ATGATCAATCCGCTGAGCGACCCCTTGGTCGAGAACGTCATTATCGACAACGTCGCGGACGTCGTGCGCCTCGAGGCCACGCAGGAGGGGGTCGCGATCGTAACGATCAACCGCCCGAAGCGCCGCAACGCCCTCAATAGCCTTGCTGTCGAAGGGCTTACCGAGGTTTTCGAAACCCTGCAGGGCGCGTCTGGGGTTCGGGTCGTCTTTCTGCGCGGCGCCGAAGGCCACTTCTGCGCCGGCGCCGACCTGACGGAGATGCAGAGCGCGCTGCCAGACTGGACGGAGGCCGACTTCCGCGCGGCCGGCGAGAGCTTCGCCGCGCTGCTCAGGGCGATCGAGGAGACCCCCGCCCTTACCGTGGCCCTCTGCGAAGGCGCGGCGCGAGGCGCCGGCGTCGGCCTTGCCGCAGCTTGCGACATCACCCTGGCGACAGCGCAGGCCACGTTCGGCTTTCCAGAGGTTCGGCTGGGCCTCGCGCCGGCGCTGTCCGCCTCCCCTGTGGCGAGGGCCGTGGGCTGGCGCGAAGCTCGCGCGCTGTTCGTGACGGGGCAGACCATCGATGCCGCCTACGCGGCACGGGTTGGTCTGGTCCGCGAGGTGCTCGCCGACGCTGCGGATCTCGACCGCGCCATGGACCGTCTCATCGATTGGGTGATGACCAGCGCGCCGCAGGCCGCTGCGGAAACCAAGCAGATGCTCCGCGAGGCCGAGGATCGCGACGAGGCCACAAAAGACCAGCTGGCGCGCCGCGGCGCCGCCTTGCGAGCCGGCGCGGAGGCGCGCGAGGGCGTCGCTGCTTTCCTGGAGCGGCGCAAGCCCGCCTGGCGCGGTTGA
- a CDS encoding methionine adenosyltransferase produces the protein MEVVERKGCGHPDSICDALAENLSRDLCRRYQAAFGLILHHNVDKALLCAGRASPAFGGDRIAEPIDIYLAGRAAALQKNGGAELKELAVEGARRWLREHLHALDAERHVRIHPVLRPGSAELQGLFEGSAAAIPRANDTSIGVGYAPLSPLEQLVLDLERALQDAGRPAWGEDVKIMAVRTGQDVTLTISCALIGGELRNLDAYLAEKAAIADLAAASAAERGFRACRVAVNAADQPEAGLLYLTVTGTSAESGDDGQVGRGNRVSGLITPGRPMSLEAAAGKNPVTHVGKIYNVAAQEIARSVVAELAPVRRAECLLVSQIGAPITEPAVAELRCELGRGEALRDVRGSIEAIVARELAALPGRLEDFVHGRVALF, from the coding sequence GTGGAGGTCGTCGAGCGCAAGGGCTGCGGCCATCCGGACAGCATCTGCGACGCCCTCGCGGAGAACCTGTCTCGCGATCTGTGCCGCCGCTACCAGGCGGCGTTTGGCCTGATCCTGCATCATAACGTCGACAAGGCGCTGCTTTGCGCCGGCCGCGCCTCCCCGGCCTTCGGCGGCGACCGCATCGCCGAGCCGATCGACATCTACCTGGCGGGGCGGGCGGCGGCGCTGCAGAAGAACGGCGGCGCCGAGCTCAAGGAGCTCGCCGTGGAGGGCGCACGCCGCTGGCTGCGCGAGCACCTGCATGCGCTCGACGCCGAACGCCACGTCCGCATCCATCCGGTGTTGCGGCCTGGTTCGGCGGAGCTGCAGGGGCTTTTCGAGGGCTCCGCCGCGGCGATCCCGCGGGCCAACGACACCTCCATCGGCGTGGGCTATGCGCCCTTGAGCCCCTTGGAGCAGCTGGTCCTTGACCTGGAACGCGCCCTGCAGGACGCGGGACGCCCCGCGTGGGGCGAGGATGTCAAGATCATGGCCGTGCGAACAGGCCAGGACGTGACCCTCACCATCTCCTGCGCCCTGATCGGCGGCGAGCTCCGCAACCTGGACGCCTACCTCGCGGAGAAGGCGGCGATCGCCGATCTGGCCGCCGCAAGCGCGGCTGAGCGGGGTTTCCGCGCTTGTCGTGTGGCGGTCAACGCCGCGGATCAGCCAGAGGCAGGCCTGCTGTATCTCACGGTAACCGGCACGTCCGCGGAATCCGGCGATGACGGGCAGGTGGGCCGAGGCAACCGGGTCAGCGGGTTGATCACCCCGGGGCGGCCGATGAGCCTGGAAGCGGCCGCGGGCAAGAACCCGGTCACGCATGTCGGCAAGATCTACAACGTCGCGGCGCAAGAGATCGCCCGCTCAGTGGTGGCCGAGCTGGCGCCGGTCCGCCGCGCCGAATGCCTCCTGGTCAGCCAGATCGGCGCGCCGATCACGGAGCCTGCGGTGGCGGAGCTGCGGTGTGAGCTCGGCCGGGGCGAGGCGTTGCGGGACGTACGGGGTTCGATCGAGGCGATCGTCGCCAGGGAGCTCGCCGCCTTGCCCGGCCGCCTCGAAGATTTCGTTCACGGCCGCGTGGCGCTGTTCTGA
- a CDS encoding SRPBCC family protein, whose amino-acid sequence MSRITSSIRIRREPAAVFDFFTAPANAPRWHPASVSVAGAVDHQAKLGETFSEDLVGADGVRGRAKWQVVANEAPYLWRIELRSASIPMEAAVALRFRPEQGATAVERDVRYRYRSRWFRLLDALLLRRRNQRDGDQGLRQAKRLLEAGLTTAGGA is encoded by the coding sequence ATGAGCCGGATCACGAGCAGCATACGAATACGACGGGAGCCCGCGGCGGTCTTCGATTTCTTCACGGCACCTGCAAACGCTCCAAGATGGCATCCCGCCTCCGTCTCGGTGGCCGGAGCGGTGGACCATCAGGCCAAGCTTGGTGAAACCTTCAGCGAGGATCTGGTCGGCGCCGACGGTGTCCGCGGACGGGCAAAGTGGCAAGTGGTGGCCAACGAGGCGCCGTACCTTTGGCGTATCGAACTCAGGTCCGCCTCCATCCCAATGGAGGCGGCGGTCGCCTTGCGCTTCCGTCCCGAGCAGGGCGCCACAGCGGTTGAGCGGGACGTGCGATACCGTTATCGCTCGCGCTGGTTCAGGCTGCTCGACGCCCTGCTTCTTCGCCGCCGCAACCAGCGGGACGGTGATCAGGGCCTTCGCCAAGCCAAGCGCCTCCTGGAGGCGGGGCTTACAACCGCCGGCGGCGCGTAA
- a CDS encoding copper resistance protein B → MRSLLLAAAVACLSAPALRAEAADAAAPYTFWLSRTDVGSSTEGESDFDWDAQGWIGNDEQKAWVKTTGNLQSAGSPDRADVQLLYSRAIHDFWDVQAGVRQTLEPAARTSAVLGVQGLAPYWFEVDAAAFLSEGGRLTGRFEGTYELTLTQRVFAEPFVTARFASKTDPKLLEGSGLMDTETGVRLRYEFSRNFAPYVGVSWARRYGSTKRLLTAAGGDAKETSGRVGLRLLF, encoded by the coding sequence ATGAGATCCTTGTTGCTGGCCGCCGCGGTGGCTTGCCTGTCTGCACCTGCGCTCCGCGCCGAGGCCGCAGACGCGGCAGCCCCCTACACCTTCTGGCTTTCCCGGACTGATGTCGGAAGCTCCACCGAAGGGGAGAGCGATTTCGATTGGGACGCCCAGGGGTGGATCGGCAACGACGAGCAGAAGGCCTGGGTCAAGACGACCGGCAACCTGCAGTCGGCCGGGTCGCCGGACCGAGCGGACGTGCAGTTGCTCTATTCGCGGGCGATCCACGACTTCTGGGACGTGCAGGCCGGCGTGCGCCAGACCCTCGAGCCCGCCGCCCGAACGTCCGCGGTGCTCGGCGTGCAGGGTCTGGCCCCCTACTGGTTCGAAGTCGACGCCGCGGCTTTCCTGAGCGAAGGGGGGCGACTGACCGGACGTTTCGAGGGCACCTACGAGCTCACCCTGACGCAAAGGGTGTTCGCCGAGCCGTTCGTCACCGCCAGGTTCGCCTCCAAGACCGACCCCAAGCTGCTGGAAGGGTCGGGACTGATGGATACGGAGACCGGCGTCCGCCTCCGCTACGAGTTCTCCCGCAACTTTGCGCCCTACGTGGGCGTCAGCTGGGCCCGGCGCTACGGTTCCACCAAGCGGCTGCTGACGGCGGCGGGGGGCGATGCGAAGGAGACCTCTGGTCGCGTGGGCTTGCGCCTCCTGTTTTAG
- a CDS encoding copper resistance system multicopper oxidase has translation MRLLASASALAALALAAPAFGAVYNLSLQPATVTAGGKSSPALSINGQIPGPLLRWREGEDVTLHVTNRLAEDASIHWHGIILPQDMDGVPGLSFDGIKPGQTFTYRFKVRQSGTYWYHSHSGLQEQQGIFAPIIIDPATPDGIAADREYVVVLSDWLKENPYQALRNLKKDSGWYNYNRRTVGDFFADLRRAPDGEARAAVLRDRLAWGRMRMDPTDLTDVSGYAFLVNGKDPAANWTALFKPGERIRLRFVNASAMTFYDVRIPGLKMTVVQADGQNVRPVEVDQFRMVMGETYDVIVQPEADQAYTLFAQAFDRSGYARATLAPREGMAAPIPPLDARPVRTLADMPMPGMKMAPGAHAGHGAPEPPPRLARHDMPGMEEARTPEMDMGEPEMEEHLHPGQSAPSKTLTYGDLAAAAAYPDRRPPTREVTIRLTGSMNRYYWSIDGRKWPDAPPLKVRFGERVRVRIVNDTMMDHPMHLHGMWMDLVNGDGSLGARKHTVVVGPNQTVTADVTVDALKTWAFHCHILFHAATGMMTTLQVAEVVAD, from the coding sequence ATGCGTCTTCTTGCTTCGGCCTCGGCCCTCGCAGCTCTGGCGCTCGCCGCGCCGGCCTTCGGGGCCGTCTACAACCTGAGCCTCCAGCCTGCGACTGTCACCGCCGGCGGCAAGTCGTCCCCGGCGCTCAGCATCAACGGACAGATTCCCGGACCGCTGCTGCGCTGGCGCGAGGGCGAGGACGTTACGCTCCACGTGACCAATCGGCTGGCGGAGGACGCGTCGATCCACTGGCATGGCATCATCCTGCCGCAGGATATGGATGGCGTGCCGGGGCTCAGCTTCGACGGCATCAAGCCGGGGCAGACCTTCACCTACCGCTTCAAGGTGCGGCAGTCCGGCACCTACTGGTACCACAGCCATTCGGGCCTGCAGGAGCAGCAGGGGATCTTTGCGCCGATCATCATCGATCCGGCGACACCGGATGGGATCGCGGCTGACCGCGAGTATGTCGTGGTGCTCTCCGATTGGCTGAAGGAGAATCCGTACCAGGCGCTGCGGAACCTGAAGAAGGACAGCGGCTGGTACAATTACAACCGTCGCACCGTGGGCGATTTCTTCGCCGACCTGCGGCGCGCGCCCGACGGTGAGGCGCGCGCCGCCGTTCTGCGCGACCGGCTGGCCTGGGGGCGGATGCGGATGGACCCCACCGACCTCACTGACGTGTCCGGCTACGCCTTCCTGGTGAATGGGAAGGATCCGGCCGCTAACTGGACCGCCCTCTTCAAGCCTGGAGAGCGGATCCGCCTGCGCTTCGTGAACGCCTCGGCGATGACCTTCTACGACGTCCGCATCCCGGGGCTGAAAATGACCGTCGTCCAAGCCGACGGCCAGAACGTGCGGCCGGTCGAGGTGGATCAGTTCCGGATGGTTATGGGCGAAACCTACGATGTGATCGTCCAGCCGGAGGCGGACCAAGCCTATACACTCTTTGCGCAGGCCTTCGACCGCTCGGGCTATGCCCGCGCCACGCTGGCCCCGCGCGAGGGCATGGCCGCGCCCATCCCGCCGCTTGACGCGCGGCCTGTGCGCACTCTCGCCGACATGCCGATGCCCGGGATGAAGATGGCTCCGGGCGCGCACGCAGGACATGGCGCCCCGGAGCCGCCGCCGCGGCTCGCGCGGCACGACATGCCGGGCATGGAGGAGGCCAGGACACCTGAGATGGACATGGGCGAGCCCGAGATGGAGGAGCATCTGCATCCCGGACAGAGCGCGCCTTCGAAGACACTGACCTACGGCGATCTTGCCGCTGCCGCCGCATATCCGGACAGGCGGCCGCCGACTCGGGAGGTGACGATCCGCCTGACCGGTTCGATGAACCGCTATTACTGGTCCATCGATGGCCGCAAATGGCCGGATGCGCCACCGCTGAAGGTGCGCTTCGGCGAGCGGGTGCGGGTCCGCATCGTCAACGACACCATGATGGACCATCCCATGCACCTGCACGGGATGTGGATGGACCTGGTCAACGGCGACGGTTCGCTGGGCGCGCGCAAGCACACCGTCGTCGTCGGTCCTAACCAGACCGTCACCGCCGACGTGACGGTCGATGCGCTGAAGACCTGGGCCTTCCACTGCCACATCCTCTTTCACGCCGCCACGGGGATGATGACCACCCTGCAGGTGGCCGAAGTGGTCGCGGACTAG
- a CDS encoding acetate/propionate family kinase, translating into MPSSQNMNARAKRLMVLNKGSSSLKFALFDLTGLRPLARGSLRDLSSEPRLAFEAEAGGAPFERIAGPLPPAAAAEHLLAALNARGLLQNVGVVAHRIVHGGSQHRAPAILDDQTLRALRALSPLAPLHQDASLDVAEAAMRRLPSAVHAGCFDTAFHAAQPRLARLYALPRHLLEDGLVAYGFHGLSYAHVARRLQALDPEHAGGRAIVAHLGSGASLCALSAGVSLATTMGFSTLDGVPMSTRCGALDPGVVLHLLQARGLAPDAVSRLLYEESGLLGLSGISGDMRALLASASCEAAEAVSFFVYCVVREIGALAAVLGGLDTLVFTGGVGEGSPEIRARVCGQMRWLEVEIDARRNQAGAPEIGTGRVRVLVEPADEELAMAEALRDANITAPDGG; encoded by the coding sequence ATGCCCTCATCCCAGAACATGAACGCTCGCGCCAAGCGCCTGATGGTCCTGAACAAGGGCTCGTCCAGCCTCAAGTTTGCGCTGTTCGATCTGACTGGGTTGCGGCCTCTCGCCCGCGGCAGCCTGCGCGATCTCAGCTCCGAACCGCGGCTCGCGTTCGAGGCCGAAGCGGGCGGCGCGCCATTTGAGCGCATCGCTGGACCGCTTCCCCCGGCCGCCGCGGCGGAACATCTCCTGGCTGCCCTAAACGCACGCGGCCTGCTGCAGAACGTGGGCGTCGTGGCCCATCGGATCGTCCACGGGGGATCGCAACACCGGGCGCCCGCGATCCTCGACGACCAGACGCTGCGCGCGCTCCGCGCGCTTTCGCCGCTCGCGCCGCTTCACCAGGACGCAAGTCTGGATGTGGCGGAGGCGGCCATGCGGCGCCTTCCATCCGCAGTCCACGCGGGCTGCTTCGACACCGCCTTCCACGCGGCGCAGCCGAGGCTCGCCCGGCTCTACGCCCTCCCGCGGCATCTTCTGGAGGACGGGCTGGTCGCCTACGGCTTCCACGGCCTCTCTTATGCGCATGTCGCCCGACGCCTGCAGGCGCTCGATCCGGAGCACGCCGGCGGACGGGCGATCGTGGCTCACCTCGGCAGCGGCGCGAGCCTCTGCGCCTTGAGCGCCGGCGTCAGCCTTGCGACCACCATGGGGTTCAGCACGCTCGATGGGGTCCCCATGAGCACGCGATGCGGCGCGCTCGATCCCGGCGTGGTCCTGCATCTGCTGCAGGCGCGCGGATTGGCGCCCGACGCTGTCAGCCGTCTCCTCTACGAGGAATCGGGACTTCTGGGACTTTCCGGGATCTCGGGAGACATGCGCGCCCTCCTGGCGAGCGCCTCGTGCGAGGCGGCCGAGGCCGTCAGCTTCTTCGTCTATTGCGTCGTGCGGGAGATCGGCGCTCTCGCCGCCGTCCTGGGCGGGCTCGACACCCTGGTGTTCACCGGGGGTGTCGGCGAAGGCTCCCCGGAAATCCGGGCGCGCGTCTGCGGCCAGATGCGATGGTTGGAGGTGGAGATCGATGCGCGCCGCAATCAGGCCGGCGCGCCGGAGATCGGAACCGGCCGCGTCCGGGTGCTCGTCGAACCCGCCGACGAGGAACTGGCCATGGCCGAAGCGCTGCGCGACGCGAACATCACGGCCCCAGACGGCGGCTGA
- a CDS encoding DUF6629 family protein, with product MCFSAAASFTAASVLAPLGVASLVRAWRGERRYLALATLPVLFSVQQLMEGFVWRFGAIGDAAAVERFSLAYMFFSWLAWPVWVPFSVYFLEPGRRRPIYLVLAIAGGLLGGLQYVPYFAHEGWLTTRFLGAAISYEGTELLDYVIGRDFTYAIYLFVVIGPLLLSSDKDARVFGVLVALVFVATYLFFQFAYISVFCFGGALMSLYLVWRPFSTPPRGRATTTSPALA from the coding sequence ATGTGCTTTTCCGCGGCGGCCAGCTTTACGGCCGCGAGCGTGCTGGCGCCGCTCGGCGTGGCCAGCCTGGTGCGAGCCTGGCGAGGCGAGCGTCGTTACCTGGCGCTGGCCACACTGCCGGTTCTCTTCTCGGTGCAGCAGCTGATGGAGGGCTTCGTCTGGCGTTTCGGCGCCATCGGCGACGCCGCCGCCGTGGAGCGGTTTTCGCTCGCGTACATGTTCTTCTCCTGGCTCGCCTGGCCCGTCTGGGTGCCGTTCTCCGTCTACTTTCTGGAGCCAGGCCGCCGCCGGCCCATCTATCTCGTCCTGGCGATCGCTGGGGGGCTGCTCGGCGGTCTGCAGTACGTCCCCTACTTCGCCCACGAGGGGTGGCTCACCACTCGCTTCCTTGGCGCCGCCATCAGCTATGAAGGAACGGAGCTCCTCGATTACGTCATCGGCCGAGATTTCACCTATGCGATATACCTGTTCGTGGTCATCGGACCGCTGCTGCTAAGCAGCGATAAAGATGCACGGGTGTTCGGTGTCCTCGTCGCTCTGGTCTTCGTGGCGACTTATCTGTTCTTCCAGTTCGCGTACATCTCCGTGTTCTGCTTTGGGGGCGCCTTGATGTCGCTCTACCTCGTCTGGCGTCCGTTCTCCACGCCCCCGCGCGGCCGAGCGACGACAACTTCCCCCGCACTTGCGTGA
- a CDS encoding response regulator, whose translation MSLPLVLVVDDEAACRLIACEMLADAGFVCLEASDGVEATRVACQTQLRLAVVDLLMPNKDGIETIMDLRRRSPETRLVAMSGGAGKLEAHHLLHTARALGADAVLFKPFRPAELLQAVHAALTAVR comes from the coding sequence GTGTCGCTGCCACTGGTCCTTGTTGTCGATGATGAGGCGGCATGCCGCCTGATCGCCTGCGAAATGCTCGCAGACGCGGGCTTCGTTTGTCTTGAAGCCAGCGATGGTGTCGAGGCTACCAGGGTGGCTTGTCAAACGCAGCTTCGCCTCGCCGTGGTGGACCTGCTGATGCCAAACAAGGATGGGATCGAAACCATCATGGATCTCCGCCGCCGCAGTCCCGAGACCCGTCTCGTGGCGATGAGCGGCGGTGCGGGCAAGCTGGAGGCCCACCACCTGCTGCACACCGCGAGAGCACTCGGAGCGGATGCGGTGCTATTCAAGCCCTTTCGCCCGGCGGAGCTCTTACAGGCGGTTCATGCGGCGCTCACAGCGGTCCGCTGA
- a CDS encoding DUF2231 domain-containing protein, whose amino-acid sequence MRTRLLALLVAMLLPLFLTAPARAHKDHPQQAAAAGAAASGTPAASPPMAGATPAHAAVPGHMAAEPRPTSFTGRLVDWLGRWHPSVVHFPIALFIVAGALEAWAIVRRRPSMLETTRILVALGALGALVAVALGWMAMGWNLAEDKPLETAHRLLGSTIAGLALVTWWANNRFLRRRGTGAGALYGGLLGLTVLAIGVNGYLGGALIHGVDHLAF is encoded by the coding sequence ATGCGGACCCGACTGCTGGCGCTGCTCGTGGCGATGCTGCTGCCGCTCTTCCTGACGGCCCCCGCGCGTGCTCACAAGGATCACCCGCAGCAGGCCGCCGCCGCAGGAGCCGCGGCTTCGGGGACGCCGGCGGCCAGCCCGCCGATGGCGGGCGCCACGCCCGCCCACGCCGCGGTCCCCGGCCACATGGCGGCCGAGCCGCGTCCGACGTCGTTCACCGGGCGCCTCGTCGACTGGCTCGGCCGCTGGCACCCGTCCGTCGTTCATTTCCCGATCGCCCTCTTCATCGTCGCCGGCGCTCTGGAGGCCTGGGCCATCGTCCGTCGTCGACCTTCAATGCTTGAGACAACCCGCATCCTCGTGGCCCTCGGCGCGCTGGGCGCCCTGGTGGCCGTTGCACTGGGCTGGATGGCGATGGGCTGGAATCTGGCCGAGGACAAGCCGCTGGAGACCGCGCACCGCCTATTGGGCAGCACCATCGCCGGGCTCGCGCTCGTCACCTGGTGGGCCAACAATCGGTTCCTGCGCCGCCGCGGAACCGGCGCCGGGGCGCTGTACGGCGGCCTCCTCGGCCTCACGGTGCTGGCGATCGGCGTCAACGGCTACCTCGGAGGCGCCCTGATCCATGGAGTGGACCATCTTGCCTTTTGA
- a CDS encoding calcium-binding protein: MSHKPTHHWKERPLQELADDYIARGGLVFDFDAGHVPYDYKLAVGGSEPDVLTGDEARDHLWGLSGADLLTGGDQDDVLYGDQGRDTLSGGDGSDRLIGGSGRDRLFGAAEADSLHGDEGDDYLDEGAGHGDLEGGLGNDTLVGGLGPDAFAVDRTSGDDVIRDFTAGPGMFDHLALRGLGWEDLSFQDTAAGVRISWAGGSVLLEGVRQSDLAQDDFMFADAPDLPPGAQDPAGPTAERPSPSSEGPTAHERRLHGEKFDKAADDELRDGPARFGFQGDEAYQVVVGTLHDDELTGGATWDNMFGRDGNDTLTGAGGDDILQGDAGDDLLDGGDGMDRLDGGMGADTLVGGAMADELMGMDGADSLDAGAGHDMIEGGMGDDTIAGGTGADAYIVSPDSGFDVVLDFEALGEAQGAFDHLALRDIRPDQVSVTDRAEGAFVSWNTDADTDPEGGVLLQGVFRADLRQSDFMFVDEPGFVAGINDYGSWLVFPG; encoded by the coding sequence ATGTCGCACAAACCTACTCATCATTGGAAAGAACGGCCCCTTCAGGAGTTGGCCGACGACTACATTGCGCGCGGCGGGCTGGTGTTCGACTTCGACGCCGGACATGTGCCCTACGACTACAAGTTGGCCGTAGGCGGCAGCGAGCCGGACGTCCTGACCGGCGATGAGGCGCGCGACCACTTGTGGGGATTGTCCGGAGCCGATCTCCTCACCGGGGGCGACCAAGATGACGTCCTCTATGGCGATCAGGGTCGCGACACCCTGAGCGGCGGGGACGGCAGCGATCGGCTAATCGGCGGCTCTGGCCGCGATCGCCTATTCGGCGCTGCGGAGGCGGACTCGCTGCACGGCGACGAAGGCGACGACTACCTGGACGAAGGCGCGGGCCACGGCGACCTTGAAGGCGGCCTGGGCAACGACACCCTGGTCGGCGGGCTCGGCCCGGACGCGTTTGCGGTGGACCGCACGAGCGGGGACGATGTGATCCGCGACTTCACGGCCGGTCCTGGCATGTTCGACCACCTCGCCTTGCGTGGCCTGGGCTGGGAAGACCTCAGCTTCCAGGACACCGCCGCGGGGGTCCGGATCAGCTGGGCGGGCGGCTCGGTGCTGCTCGAGGGAGTGCGGCAGTCCGATCTGGCGCAGGACGACTTCATGTTCGCCGACGCGCCGGACCTTCCGCCCGGAGCGCAGGACCCGGCCGGACCGACAGCCGAGCGACCGTCGCCCAGTTCGGAAGGCCCCACGGCTCACGAGCGCCGGTTGCACGGTGAGAAATTCGATAAGGCGGCCGACGACGAGTTGCGCGACGGGCCCGCGCGGTTCGGCTTTCAAGGTGACGAAGCCTATCAGGTGGTGGTCGGCACGCTCCATGACGACGAGCTCACCGGCGGCGCGACCTGGGACAACATGTTCGGCCGCGACGGCAATGACACGCTGACCGGCGCTGGCGGCGACGACATCCTGCAGGGCGACGCCGGAGACGACTTGCTGGACGGCGGCGACGGCATGGACCGCCTGGACGGCGGCATGGGCGCGGACACCCTGGTTGGCGGGGCGATGGCCGACGAGCTGATGGGCATGGACGGCGCCGACTCCCTCGACGCCGGGGCGGGCCACGACATGATCGAAGGCGGCATGGGCGACGACACCATCGCCGGCGGCACGGGCGCCGACGCCTACATCGTCTCGCCTGACAGCGGCTTCGATGTGGTGCTCGATTTCGAAGCGCTAGGCGAGGCGCAGGGCGCCTTCGACCACCTCGCGCTCCGCGACATTCGTCCGGACCAGGTCTCGGTCACCGATCGGGCCGAAGGCGCCTTCGTCTCCTGGAACACCGACGCCGATACGGATCCAGAAGGCGGCGTGCTGCTTCAAGGCGTGTTTAGAGCGGACCTCCGCCAAAGCGACTTCATGTTCGTCGATGAGCCCGGGTTCGTGGCCGGGATCAACGACTATGGCTCCTGGTTGGTGTTCCCCGGCTGA
- the cueR gene encoding Cu(I)-responsive transcriptional regulator has translation MNIGQAAKASGVSAKMIRYYDSIGLVRPANRTGSNYREYGPREINELRFIKRARSLGFSVPEIVQLLSLWRDRARPSRDVKAIADRHVAELEARLTEMQAMVDTLQRLSRACAGDDRPDCPILVDLTGEEEGDEIARSVDRGR, from the coding sequence ATGAACATCGGCCAGGCCGCGAAAGCTTCCGGCGTGTCCGCGAAGATGATCCGGTATTACGACTCGATCGGCCTGGTCCGCCCTGCGAACCGGACCGGTTCGAATTACCGGGAATATGGCCCGCGCGAAATCAACGAACTGCGGTTCATTAAACGCGCGCGTTCCCTGGGGTTTTCAGTGCCGGAGATCGTGCAGCTTCTGTCGCTCTGGCGCGACCGCGCACGGCCAAGCCGAGACGTGAAGGCGATCGCCGATCGCCATGTGGCCGAACTTGAAGCTCGGCTGACGGAGATGCAGGCGATGGTGGACACGCTCCAGCGCCTTTCCCGCGCTTGCGCCGGCGACGACCGCCCCGACTGCCCGATCCTCGTTGACCTTACTGGCGAGGAGGAGGGCGACGAAATCGCCCGGTCGGTCGATCGGGGCCGCTGA